CGCTTTCTCTTCGTCGACCAGCATGCGTCCGGCGATAAGGAGCGGATCAGATCCTTTCTCTGGGGGCTCAGGGGTTATGTGGAGGTTCACTCATATACGCCGGGGGGGCATTATCCGAAGAGTATGAAGGATTTGGCCCCCCTAGTAGACAGGGCCTTGGAGTTGATCAACTCCAAGGAGACGGGATTGAAGGGTGGTGAGTACAAAAGTTCTCCAGCATAGGTTGTTGAGATATTTTTATCATTCTTACCTTCGGAGGTGAACAAAGTGCTTTCCACTCTTGCGACAATGTTTTTCGTAGCCATCGTTCTCTTCGTCATCTGCTACAAGGTGTACGGAACGTACATGGCGAAATTATACGGGCTTGACGATTCGGTGCAGACGCCGGCCGAATGCATGTTCGACGGCATCGACTACTGCCCGGCTCATCCGGCCGTCCTCCTGGGACATCACTTTGCTTCGATCGCGGGGGCGGGCCCCATAGTAGGCCCGATCACCGCGGCGGCGATGTTCGGATGGCTTCCCTCGTATCTATGGTGTCTGTTCGGCTCTGCGTTCCTCGGCGGTCCGCACGACATGGGAGCTCTTGTGGCCTCCATGAGGCACGAGGGCAAGTCCGTGGGAGAGGTCGTCGACAGGTGGATCGGACGCAAGGGCAAGATCCTGTTCCTCTGCTTCACCATCCTTGCGCTCGTCCTTGTGGTGGCGGTCTTCCTTCAGCTCTCCGCCGGCTCGTTCGCCGAGGACCCGGCTGTTGCCTTCTCTGCCACCCTGTACATTTTCATGGCCCTTCTTTTCGGAGTCCTTATCTACAAGTACAAGGTGCCGCTGTGGCTCATGACGGTGGTTATGGTTCCGATCGTCATCTACGCCTGCTGGTACGGCAACCAGGCCGAATGGGTGGCCTCGGCCTTCACCCTTCCCATGGAGACCTGGCGCTGGATCCTGGTCGGCTACATCTTCCTGGCCTCGATCCTTCCCGTCTGGCTTCTGCTGCAGCCGCGCGACTACCTTGCGTCCTACTTCCTCTACTTCGCCGTGATCATCGGCTCTATAGGCATGATCATGGGCAAGGGCGAGGGCTTCGAGGTCGTGCTCCCGGCGTTCAAGGGATTCGCCGCGGGCAATCAGTACCTGTGGCCGATGCTCTTCGTCGTGGTCGCCTGCGGCGCCATCTCCGGGTTCCACTCATTGGTGGGCAGCGGCACGACGTCCAAGCAGCTGCACAAGGAAACAGACGCGGTCCTCGTGGGCTACGGCTCGATGCTTCTGGAGGGTCTCGTCGGTGTCATAGCGGTAGGCACGATAATGATCAGCGGTGCCATCGCAGAGGGCGGCCCGACCATGACCTACGCCCAGGGCTTTGGAAAGTTCGCGTCGATAGTCGGAATAGACCCCAAGGTGGGTGTCTCCCTCGGGCTCCTGGCGATGAACTCCTTCCTGCTCACCTCGCTTGACACTGCCACCCGTCTGACCAGGTACCAGATTCAGGAGCTGTGCAACATGAAGGTGGACAAGTACACGGCGACTGTTCTGGCCATAGCGGGCGCAATGGCCCTTCTGCTGACCAAGGCGCACGGGCCCACGGGGGCCGTTATCCCCGCATGGGCTGCCATCTGGCCGATTTTCGGAGCGTCCAACCAGCTTGTGGCTGCTCTCGCGCTGCTGACCATCGGAGTGTGGGTCTCGAAGGCGTTGAAGAAGGACAACCGCTTCATGATGATTCCGATGTGGTTCATGCTGGTGACCACCATAGCGGCGCTCGGATTCCTGATCAGGGACAATATGGTCTTCGAGAAGCCGAACTACATCCTGGTGGTGCCCTCGGTGATTTTGATGGTTCTGGCGATCTTGATGGTGCTCGAATCCATGAAGGCGCTCAAGGAGGAGCCGACGCTTTAACCGCCGGTAATTGTTATTTGGCGGCAAAAAACAGAGGGGAGCGGCGGTTCGTCCGTCTCTCCCCTCTTCTTATTTCTTATGGCGTGCCCGGTGTTTAGGCTAGGAGCTCTTTCCGACGCTGAACGACTTCGCGCTCCATGATTTTCCGCGCTTTCGGTTCTCCGCCTCGACGACCTCCACGAACCGGCACCCGCAGCGCTCGCAGCGCATTATCGGGGCCCTGTCGTCAAGCTCGAACTCGCTCTTGCAAGAGAGACATCTATACTTTCCCATAGAATCACCCCCGTACAATAATCTGGAGATCAATCCAAGCAAGCCTGAGGCTTCCTAGCGTATGATGCAATTATACCATGATCCCCGATTTGGGCGAAGTGCAGTATAATTCTCCGAAGATGCTGCGTCTTTTCTATATGAAGGCCGGAGAGCAGGGTGCATATCCGGAGTTAGCGGCCCGGTCCGGGTGGCCTGGCCGCTGTCGAGAGAGGGGGAGAGATATTGGCCTATCCATTTCCAAGGGAGTCCGAGGTCTCCTGTGTGCTGAGCGGGGCAGCCGGGCTCGGCATCCAGACCGTGGAGGACATGCTGGCCAGGGTCGTGGTGGATTCCGGCCTGTGTGTCTTCGGCTCGCGGGAGTACATGTCTCGGGTCAGGGGAGGCAACAACTCGACCGAACTTAGAATCGCCCGCTCCAGGGTGGACGCTCTGGTCGACAGGATGGACATCCTGGTAGCCATGAGCCGGAACGTTCGAGTCAACATTCTGGAGAGGATCGCCCCGAGCACCGTGATCATCGGCGACAGGGCGGAATTGGGCACGGAGCTTGACGACGCGGGAGGCGTGTTTGTCCAGGCGCCCCTTGCGGAGCTGGCGGCGGAGGCGGGCGGCAGGATCTACTCCAACTCCGTGGCGGCGGGGATACTTCTGGGCATACTCGGTCTTGATCCGGCCAGGGCAGGGGAGTTTTTCGTCAAGCGCTTCGCCGGAAAGAAGCCCGACGTAGCGGAGAGGAATACACGCGCATGCAACGCGGGCTACGAGATCGGGCGGGAGCTTGTAGACGGCAAGGGGCTGTTCGGCAAGGCGAGCCCTGACGAAAGCGTCGGGAGAGCCCTGGTGAACGGCAGCGACGCCGTCTCGCTCGGCGCGATGGCAGCGGGCTGCAACTTCGTGACGGCATATCCCATGTCCCCGGCGACGGGGGTTTTGTCGTTCTTCTCGCAGAACGCGGAGAGGGCGGGGGCTGTGGTCGAGCAGACCGAGGACGAGCTGTCCGCCATAAACATGGCGGTGGGTGCCGCCTACGCCGGGGCAAAGCCGATGGTGACCACCTCGGGGGGCGGCTTCGCCCTCATGTCCGAGGGGATCAGCCTGGCGGGAGTGGTCGAGGCGCCGGTGGTGGTTCACCTGTCTCAGAGGCCCGGCCCAGCCACGGGGATGGCCACGCGCACCGAGCAGGCCGACCTCGAGCTTGCCCTTTACTCCGGTCACGGCGAGTTTCCAAGGGCCATATACGCGCCGGGCAGTATCGAGAGCGCCTTCCTGCTGACTCAGGAGGCCTTCCGGGTTGCGCACAAATACCAGACGCCCGCTATCGTTATGACCGACCAGTATTTCGTCAACTCCTTCTACAACCTGAACCCGAACGACCTGGCGATGCTGGACGAGCTTCCGCCCGTGCGCGAGACAGGGGCCGACTACAGGAGGTACGAGGACGACCCGTCCGGATGCTCGCCGTTCGGAGTGCCCGGATTCGGGGAGGGCATAGTTGGCGCTGACAGTCACGAGCACGACGAGGTCGGGCATGTCTACGAGGACTTCAAGCTGCGCAAGAGAATGCAGGACAAGAGGATGAGAAAGCTGCGCGGGATGAGCGACGAGGCGGTCGCGCCGAGGCTGTACGGCCCGGAGGACTACGATGCCCTGGTGGTCTGCTGGGGCTCTGTCATCCCGATATTCCGAGAGGCTCTCTCCCTGCTTGGGCTGGAGAGGACGGCCCTGCTGGCGTTCGAGCAGGTTTGGCCGCTTCACTCTTCGACGGGCGGGCTGCTCGAAAGGGCGAAAAGGGTGATCACGGCCGAGGGGAACAGCACCGGCCAGTTCGCGAGACTGCTGCGTTCTCACACGGGAGTGAAGGCATCTGGCTCTATTCTGAAGTACAGCGGGCTACAGTTCTCCGTCGAGGAGGCCGCGCAGAGGCTGTCCGAGGGGATCGCGGGAAAGGGAGGCGATTCATGATGCAGGCAACACAGTTCGACCTTCCGGGAGTGGACATATCATGGTGCCCGGGCTGCGGGGATTTCAAGATTCTGGACTCGATCAAGCTGGCGCTGACGGAGCTTGCCCTGACGCCGCTCGACGTTGTGGTGGTCTCGGGCATCGGGCAGGCGGCGAAGACGCCCCACTACATGAGATCTCACTTCTTCAACGGCCTGCACGGCAGGGCTCTGTCCAACGCAACCGCGATAAAGGCGGCCAATCCATCTCTCGAGGTGATAGCCGTCGGGGGTGACGGCGACATGTACGGGGAGGGGGGCAACCACTTCCTGCACACTGTCCGCAGGAACCCCGGCATCACCAACCTCGTCTTCAACAACATGGTCTACGGGCTTACCAAGGGACAGGCCTCGCCCACGAGCCAGGTGGGCTTTCGCACCCCGGTCCAGGTGGACGGAGTTCACTCTCAGCCCTTCAACCCTCTGGCAACAGCCCTCGTGCTGGGGGCGGGTTTCGTGGCCAGGGCGAACGCGGGGGACGTCGAGGAGACGAAGGACATCATCAAGCAGGCGATTAACTACAGGGGGTACGCCCTGGTGGACATCTTCCAACCCTGCGTGTCGTTCAACAAGGTGAACACCTATGCGTGGTTCAAGGAGAACACCTACTGGCTGGAGGGGCACGACGAAAAGGACTTCGAAAGGGCGCTGGCCCTTTCCGTGTCGGACGCCCCCTATCCCCTGGGCGTGTTGTACAGGGGCACGGAGAGGACCACCTTCGAGGGTTCGCTTGCGGCCTACAGGTTGGACGATACTCCCCTGTTCAGAAGAGGGGCACGGAGAGAGGCTTTGAAGGAAATCATCGGCTATATGTCCGTTTAGGGGATCGGGTCAGGCTACCTTCCCCATTCCACCGTCAGGATGCGCCTCCAGGGAAAGGCCTCCATGGCCTCCCTGGAGGGCATGCCTCCATTCGACATCCTCTCGAAATCCCTGCACAGCTCTCCGTACGCCGCGCGCATACCCTCATCCGACTGGGCCTCCCGGAAGAGGTGTGCCAGGGGCAGCAGGGCCCCGTAGACGGCGGGGGCGGCCACAAGGTTAGGGCCGCTGCAGGTGATGGTCATCGCGTACACGAAGGAGAGGGTCTCCGGGCCGTCCTGCTCTTCCAGCCCGCAGTATGCCGGCAGGCGAGGGGATATGTACAGGAACACCCCGTCCTTGGCGTCCGAAGGAGTGCAGAGCCTGTCCCAGTAGGTCGGGCCCGAGGGCGCGATGGCGAACCAGGCGGTGCAGCCGTCCGAGATCGCGGTGATCCACAGGGACAGCCTCTCCTCGCTTTTCGGCTTTTCAAAATCTATGCGCCAGAGCAGGGCGTCATCTCCCTCCTCCGTTTTGACCGGGCGAGCGGTGGAGGAGAGCAGTCGCAGGTTCTCGATCCCGTCGAGGCGGTGCAGCCCTGCCGGGGTGCGGGCGAACGCGCTCCTGATAACCCCGTACCGCTGATCCAGGGTCAGGGAGACCGGGTACTGAGGGGCGGAGAGTACCTTCAATCGGGCGTGACCGAGGTCGCAGGAGGAGAGGATCAGCGACAGGGCCAGGACTATTGCCGACGCGGTCTTCATCGCTCTTGTCGCGGCTATTCCCATTCCGTCGAGAACCCCGAGAGATGCCCGGTCCGGTTAAGAGAGTAGAGGGTGTAACCCCGGACCTCGCTGTGGTTGAGCACCGAGTAGGCCGCCGTGTCCATGTGCAGCCGCCAGAAGTACGGGGGGCGGATTCCGAGGCAACCAGCCAGCAGCGGCATGATCACCGTCCTGTGGCTGACAGCGACGACCGTCTTCCCTCGATGCTTGCTCATTATCCTGTCGAGCGCCTCCAGGGAGCGCTTTTGAACCGCGTCCATCGACTCGGCCCCCTCCAGCCGCAGGAGCTCCGGGCTCTCCAGCCATAGCCTCCACTCCTCCGGGTGATCCTTTGCTATGTCCTTCTTCAGGCGACCCTCCCAACCGCCCAGTCCTATATTGATGAAGCCCTCCTCGACCTTTACCCCGACCCCGCACTCCCTGGCGATGGCCTCGGCTGTCTGGACTGCTCGCGTGAGCGGGCTTGTTAAGACCACATCGGGACGCAGTCCGGCCACTTCCGACGCCACCTCCCCGGCCTGTCGAAGGCCGGTCTCGTTCAGCGGAAAGTCGGTCCTGCCCCGGAACAGCCCTTCGCTGTTTCCCCGGCATTCGCCGTGCCTCACCAAAAGGACCGTAGTGCGTCCGGACGCCCTGTCAGTCATGCTTTTCTCCTCCGGCTTCAGCCGATGCCGTCCCTGTTCACGAGGCACCCGCGAAAAAATGTAAAAAAACAGTTTGACCAGCCTTGACAATCATATCACGGATTGCTAATCTACCTCTCGGGACAGTGGCATTGGCACTCACATCGATAGAGTGCTAACGCCAGGAGGAGGTAACGCAATGTTGACGGAAAGGCAGTTGGAGGTCGTTTTTTCCGTTGTCTACGAATACATCCAGACGGGCGAGCCGGCGGGCTCGAGGACGATTTCCAAGAAATACCTCCGCGGGTGCAGCCCGGCGACGATCAGGAACGAGATGGCCGACCTGGAGGAGATGGGCTACTTCTACCAGCCTCATACATCCGCGGGAAGGCTCCCCACCTCGAAGGCATACAGGCTGTATGTCGATGCAATCATGCAGCGCAGGAGGACGGCCCCGGCGGAGACGGAGGAGTGGAGGCGCTCCATCCGCGAGAGCAGGCAGGGGATAGAGTCCATCCTGACCTACATATCCAGGCTGCTCGGACAGGCGACCAACTGCGTCGGAGTGGCGGCCATCTCCGCCCTGGAGGAGGTGCAGATCCAGCGAGTGACCTTCCTACGGCTCGGCGGGAATACTGTTCTGCTGCTGCTGGTCCTCGAGGGGGGACTGGTGCACCACAGCAATATAGTCCTGCCATGCGAGCTGTCTCAGGACGCGCTGGACGAGCTGGGAAGGCGCATAACGGCAATAGCCGAGGGGCATCCGTGGAGCGAGATCCGGGGAGTGCTGTTCAGGTACGTTTTCGACGGCCTGGAGCGGCTTTGGGACTCCTGCCGGGAGGCCATCGTGCAGATGGATTCTCTGCTGAACAAGAGGAGCTCCCGCCTGTTCGTCGGAGGAGCTCAGCACATTCTGAACCTGCCGGACTTTCAGGATATCGGCAAGTTTCAGACGGTCCTGTCGCTGCTGGAGCAGGAGCAGGCCCTGGCGGACATGGTTGAAAGATACAGCGTCAAGAAGGGAGTCTCGGTCACCATCGGCGACGAGAACGCTGACGAGGACATGAGGCAGTTCTCCCTCGTGCTTGCGCCCTCCTCTGGGACCGGCGCAAGGGCCATATTGGGATTGATCGGGCCGCTGAGGATGGACTACGAGAAGTCGATATCCATCCTGGAGGCCCTGGCGGAGGATCTGGACGACATGTTGGTCCAGTGACGCTCGCACATGATGATTTAGAAAGGAGCGAAGTGAATGAGGAAGATCGACGACGGCCTTCCCCCCGAGCGGGAGGATGAGGCGCCGTCTCCCTTCATAGGACGGGTGGGCGGCGTGGGAGACCTGTCGCCCGAAGAGGCCGCCTGCGAG
Above is a genomic segment from Synergistaceae bacterium containing:
- a CDS encoding carbon starvation protein A, which codes for MFFVAIVLFVICYKVYGTYMAKLYGLDDSVQTPAECMFDGIDYCPAHPAVLLGHHFASIAGAGPIVGPITAAAMFGWLPSYLWCLFGSAFLGGPHDMGALVASMRHEGKSVGEVVDRWIGRKGKILFLCFTILALVLVVAVFLQLSAGSFAEDPAVAFSATLYIFMALLFGVLIYKYKVPLWLMTVVMVPIVIYACWYGNQAEWVASAFTLPMETWRWILVGYIFLASILPVWLLLQPRDYLASYFLYFAVIIGSIGMIMGKGEGFEVVLPAFKGFAAGNQYLWPMLFVVVACGAISGFHSLVGSGTTSKQLHKETDAVLVGYGSMLLEGLVGVIAVGTIMISGAIAEGGPTMTYAQGFGKFASIVGIDPKVGVSLGLLAMNSFLLTSLDTATRLTRYQIQELCNMKVDKYTATVLAIAGAMALLLTKAHGPTGAVIPAWAAIWPIFGASNQLVAALALLTIGVWVSKALKKDNRFMMIPMWFMLVTTIAALGFLIRDNMVFEKPNYILVVPSVILMVLAILMVLESMKALKEEPTL
- a CDS encoding hydrogenase maturation nickel metallochaperone HypA — protein: MGKYRCLSCKSEFELDDRAPIMRCERCGCRFVEVVEAENRKRGKSWSAKSFSVGKSS
- a CDS encoding 2-oxoacid:acceptor oxidoreductase subunit alpha: MLAYPFPRESEVSCVLSGAAGLGIQTVEDMLARVVVDSGLCVFGSREYMSRVRGGNNSTELRIARSRVDALVDRMDILVAMSRNVRVNILERIAPSTVIIGDRAELGTELDDAGGVFVQAPLAELAAEAGGRIYSNSVAAGILLGILGLDPARAGEFFVKRFAGKKPDVAERNTRACNAGYEIGRELVDGKGLFGKASPDESVGRALVNGSDAVSLGAMAAGCNFVTAYPMSPATGVLSFFSQNAERAGAVVEQTEDELSAINMAVGAAYAGAKPMVTTSGGGFALMSEGISLAGVVEAPVVVHLSQRPGPATGMATRTEQADLELALYSGHGEFPRAIYAPGSIESAFLLTQEAFRVAHKYQTPAIVMTDQYFVNSFYNLNPNDLAMLDELPPVRETGADYRRYEDDPSGCSPFGVPGFGEGIVGADSHEHDEVGHVYEDFKLRKRMQDKRMRKLRGMSDEAVAPRLYGPEDYDALVVCWGSVIPIFREALSLLGLERTALLAFEQVWPLHSSTGGLLERAKRVITAEGNSTGQFARLLRSHTGVKASGSILKYSGLQFSVEEAAQRLSEGIAGKGGDS
- a CDS encoding 2-oxoacid ferredoxin oxidoreductase (catalyzes the coenzyme A-dependent decarboxylation of 2-oxoacids, such as pyruvate and 2-oxoglutarate), coding for MQATQFDLPGVDISWCPGCGDFKILDSIKLALTELALTPLDVVVVSGIGQAAKTPHYMRSHFFNGLHGRALSNATAIKAANPSLEVIAVGGDGDMYGEGGNHFLHTVRRNPGITNLVFNNMVYGLTKGQASPTSQVGFRTPVQVDGVHSQPFNPLATALVLGAGFVARANAGDVEETKDIIKQAINYRGYALVDIFQPCVSFNKVNTYAWFKENTYWLEGHDEKDFERALALSVSDAPYPLGVLYRGTERTTFEGSLAAYRLDDTPLFRRGARREALKEIIGYMSV
- a CDS encoding histidine phosphatase family protein — translated: MTDRASGRTTVLLVRHGECRGNSEGLFRGRTDFPLNETGLRQAGEVASEVAGLRPDVVLTSPLTRAVQTAEAIARECGVGVKVEEGFINIGLGGWEGRLKKDIAKDHPEEWRLWLESPELLRLEGAESMDAVQKRSLEALDRIMSKHRGKTVVAVSHRTVIMPLLAGCLGIRPPYFWRLHMDTAAYSVLNHSEVRGYTLYSLNRTGHLSGFSTEWE
- the hrcA gene encoding heat-inducible transcription repressor HrcA produces the protein MLTERQLEVVFSVVYEYIQTGEPAGSRTISKKYLRGCSPATIRNEMADLEEMGYFYQPHTSAGRLPTSKAYRLYVDAIMQRRRTAPAETEEWRRSIRESRQGIESILTYISRLLGQATNCVGVAAISALEEVQIQRVTFLRLGGNTVLLLLVLEGGLVHHSNIVLPCELSQDALDELGRRITAIAEGHPWSEIRGVLFRYVFDGLERLWDSCREAIVQMDSLLNKRSSRLFVGGAQHILNLPDFQDIGKFQTVLSLLEQEQALADMVERYSVKKGVSVTIGDENADEDMRQFSLVLAPSSGTGARAILGLIGPLRMDYEKSISILEALAEDLDDMLVQ